Proteins encoded by one window of Anaerosalibacter sp. Marseille-P3206:
- a CDS encoding F0F1 ATP synthase subunit delta, translating to MAKLVSKRYALALFETGLELEKLEQFKEEINYVSNVLDAEPKIEMVLTHPKVTNNEKKELLDSLFKKNISQEMLNFLYVIIDKRRERYIKEISEYYDFLYNEEKNIVLATVVTAVPIGKAEEEKLKTTLTKKLNKDVQLKNVIDESIIGGVMLKVDNKVIDGSIKGQLDSMMKNLKAMRV from the coding sequence ATGGCAAAATTAGTCAGTAAGAGATATGCTTTAGCCCTATTTGAAACTGGTTTGGAATTGGAAAAATTGGAACAGTTTAAAGAAGAGATAAATTATGTGTCCAATGTACTTGATGCGGAACCAAAAATTGAAATGGTTCTTACTCATCCAAAAGTAACAAACAATGAAAAAAAGGAACTATTAGATAGTTTGTTTAAGAAAAATATCTCTCAGGAGATGTTGAATTTCTTATATGTGATCATTGATAAGAGAAGAGAAAGATATATAAAAGAAATATCTGAGTACTATGATTTTCTATACAATGAAGAGAAAAACATAGTACTAGCAACTGTTGTAACTGCTGTTCCTATTGGGAAAGCAGAAGAGGAAAAACTTAAAACTACATTGACAAAGAAGTTAAATAAGGATGTACAACTTAAAAATGTTATAGATGAGAGTATCATAGGTGGTGTGATGCTTAAAGTTGATAACAAAGTAATCGATGGCTCAATTAAGGGACAATTGGATTCTATGATGAAGAACTTAAAAGCCATGAGAGTATAA
- a CDS encoding AtpZ/AtpI family protein has translation MKKKDNKNMLIGLAYITQVGLSIVTPIILGAYLGNWLDRKFHTDMIFSIVFIIIGTLAGFLNLFKLGPKNPDKKE, from the coding sequence TTGAAAAAGAAAGATAATAAAAATATGCTTATAGGTCTTGCATATATCACACAAGTAGGCCTTTCTATAGTTACGCCAATCATATTAGGAGCATATTTGGGAAATTGGTTGGATAGGAAATTTCATACTGATATGATATTTTCTATAGTGTTTATTATAATAGGCACACTAGCTGGATTTTTAAATTTGTTTAAATTAGGGCCTAAAAATCCTGACAAAAAGGAGTGA
- a CDS encoding ATP synthase subunit I → MLGDKVISKIIKLTIAISIVIVGLLAIFIKDAKNYILGMIFGSSISVLSFILMGITTKRAVHMDSSRAYGYTVRNYFLRYLIYFIVLFVAAVADYLNLFTTILGLFMIKIVILSGAIYDNIKECFKRKAN, encoded by the coding sequence ATGCTAGGAGATAAGGTGATTTCAAAAATTATTAAGTTGACTATCGCAATTAGTATAGTTATTGTTGGACTCTTAGCTATATTCATAAAAGATGCTAAAAATTATATTTTAGGTATGATATTTGGTTCTAGTATTAGTGTATTGTCTTTTATACTTATGGGAATTACTACAAAAAGGGCAGTTCATATGGATTCGTCTAGGGCTTATGGTTATACTGTTAGAAATTATTTTTTAAGATATTTAATATATTTTATAGTGCTATTTGTAGCTGCAGTAGCAGATTATTTAAATTTATTTACTACAATTTTAGGACTCTTTATGATAAAAATTGTTATACTTTCCGGTGCTATTTATGATAATATAAAAGAGTGCTTTAAAAGAAAAGCAAATTAA
- a CDS encoding 3-oxoacid CoA-transferase subunit B has product MDKKQIKEFIAKRVAQELKDGDVINLGIGLPTLVANYVPEDMDVTFQSENGFVGLGPAPEEGKEDKDIVNAGGQYVTIKEGGMFFDSATSFGIIRGGHVDATVLGALQVDQKGNLANWMIPGKMVPGMGGAMDLVVGAKKVIVAMEHTVKGNPKILKECNLPLTAAGEVDLIITEMGVMEVTDNGLVLTEINPEYTVEDVKNATEAEFTVADDLKKMEI; this is encoded by the coding sequence ATGGATAAGAAACAAATAAAAGAGTTCATTGCTAAAAGGGTTGCACAGGAATTGAAAGATGGGGACGTAATAAACCTAGGTATTGGTTTACCAACTCTAGTTGCTAATTATGTTCCAGAAGATATGGATGTTACTTTCCAATCAGAAAATGGTTTTGTAGGATTAGGACCAGCTCCTGAAGAAGGAAAAGAAGATAAAGACATAGTAAATGCTGGTGGTCAATATGTAACTATAAAAGAAGGCGGAATGTTCTTTGATAGTGCTACATCCTTTGGAATTATTCGTGGCGGACATGTTGATGCAACTGTATTAGGAGCATTACAAGTAGACCAAAAGGGAAATCTAGCTAACTGGATGATTCCTGGAAAGATGGTACCAGGAATGGGCGGAGCTATGGATTTAGTTGTAGGAGCTAAGAAAGTTATAGTTGCAATGGAACATACTGTTAAAGGAAATCCAAAGATATTAAAAGAATGTAATCTTCCACTTACAGCAGCTGGTGAAGTAGACTTAATCATCACTGAAATGGGCGTAATGGAAGTAACTGACAATGGATTAGTACTAACTGAGATAAATCCAGAATATACTGTAGAAGATGTTAAAAATGCTACAGAAGCAGAATTTACTGTAGCAGATGATTTAAAGAAAATGGAAATATAA
- the atpG gene encoding ATP synthase F1 subunit gamma, giving the protein MAESTRDIKRRIKGITNTKQITKAMELVSSAKLRKAREKLEKTRPYFNTVYDSINEILSTTKNIHHPFLEVREVKKSLYVVITADRGLAGGYNSNIIRLVENEIRNKKDEALLIVIGYKGRDYFKRRGYNVVGEFVGITEEPYFSDAQKIGKMVMDLYKNKEVDEVKLVSTTFISTISQESKLIKLLPNENMKEVEKVKTSVVDYEPSPEEVLSYLIPKYIESTIYGALIESSCSEQGARRTAMESATDNAEEMIDELTLSFNRARQAAITSELSEIVAGAEALK; this is encoded by the coding sequence TTGGCTGAATCAACAAGAGATATAAAAAGACGTATCAAAGGTATTACCAATACAAAACAAATAACAAAGGCCATGGAACTAGTTTCTTCTGCAAAGCTTAGGAAGGCAAGGGAAAAGCTTGAAAAAACTAGACCTTATTTCAATACAGTCTATGATAGTATAAATGAAATACTTTCAACTACAAAAAATATACATCATCCTTTCTTAGAGGTAAGAGAAGTTAAAAAATCTCTATATGTAGTTATCACAGCTGATAGAGGATTGGCAGGTGGATACAATTCCAATATCATAAGGCTTGTGGAAAATGAGATAAGGAATAAGAAGGATGAGGCTCTTTTGATTGTAATAGGATATAAGGGAAGAGACTATTTCAAGAGAAGAGGATACAATGTGGTAGGGGAGTTTGTTGGCATAACTGAGGAACCATATTTTAGTGATGCTCAAAAGATAGGTAAGATGGTTATGGATCTCTATAAAAATAAGGAAGTAGATGAGGTAAAGTTAGTTAGCACAACTTTTATCTCCACTATTTCCCAAGAATCAAAGCTTATTAAACTCCTTCCTAATGAAAATATGAAAGAAGTAGAAAAAGTAAAAACAAGTGTAGTTGATTACGAACCATCTCCAGAAGAAGTACTCAGCTACCTTATTCCTAAATATATTGAAAGTACTATTTATGGTGCATTGATCGAGTCATCCTGTAGTGAGCAAGGAGCTAGAAGAACAGCTATGGAATCAGCTACGGATAATGCTGAAGAGATGATTGATGAATTGACTTTAAGCTTTAACAGGGCTCGTCAAGCTGCTATAACCAGCGAATTGTCTGAGATTGTAGCTGGAGCAGAAGCTCTCAAGTAA
- a CDS encoding short-chain fatty acid transporter yields MFKKFTNGCVALVQKFLPDAFIFAIFLTILTFILGIIFTHQGPLDMIVHWGEGFWSLLAFSMQMALVLVTGHTLALSKPVKKGLRSAASLAKTPTQAIFAVSLVSALACWINWGFGLVIGALYAMELARQIRDVDYRLLIASAYSGFLVWHAGISASIPLTLSTSTADLQTMTAGAVTEAIPTTQTIFAPFNLIISFAIILTLPLINKAMHPQGSDVVAIDPELLKMNNKQEEEAATIEVNETPADRIENSKIISLITGIFGLIYIVYYFSTKGFDLNLNIVNFIFLILGILFHQTPRRFIAAVGEAVKGAGGIILQFPFYAGIMGMMVGKNADGASLASLISHWFVSISTPRTFPLWTFLSAGIVNFFVPSGGGQWAVQAPIMMPAGAALGVPAAKTAMAIAWGDAWTNMIQPFWALPALGIAGLGARDIMGFCLIDLIWSGIIIILGFLFL; encoded by the coding sequence ATGTTTAAGAAATTTACTAATGGATGTGTTGCACTAGTACAAAAATTTCTACCTGATGCATTTATATTCGCAATTTTCTTAACTATCCTAACATTTATACTAGGGATTATATTCACCCATCAAGGGCCACTAGATATGATTGTCCATTGGGGAGAAGGTTTTTGGAGTTTGTTAGCATTTTCAATGCAAATGGCATTAGTACTTGTAACCGGTCATACATTAGCACTTTCAAAACCAGTTAAAAAAGGTCTTAGGAGTGCGGCCAGTTTAGCTAAAACACCAACCCAAGCTATATTTGCAGTTTCTCTTGTTTCAGCATTGGCTTGTTGGATCAACTGGGGATTTGGACTTGTAATAGGTGCATTATATGCTATGGAATTAGCTAGACAAATAAGAGATGTTGACTACAGGCTTTTGATTGCCAGTGCATATTCTGGTTTCTTAGTATGGCACGCTGGTATATCGGCATCTATCCCACTTACACTTTCAACTAGTACAGCAGATTTGCAAACTATGACAGCAGGAGCTGTAACTGAAGCAATACCTACAACACAAACTATTTTTGCACCATTTAATTTAATTATTTCTTTCGCAATTATTCTTACATTACCACTTATCAACAAAGCAATGCATCCTCAAGGAAGCGATGTTGTTGCTATAGATCCAGAACTTCTTAAGATGAACAATAAACAAGAAGAAGAAGCTGCTACAATTGAAGTTAATGAAACACCAGCAGATAGAATTGAAAATAGTAAAATTATATCTTTGATAACAGGAATTTTTGGATTGATTTATATCGTATATTATTTTTCAACTAAGGGATTTGACTTAAACTTAAATATTGTAAACTTTATATTCTTAATACTTGGGATACTATTCCATCAAACTCCTAGAAGATTTATAGCTGCTGTTGGAGAAGCTGTAAAGGGTGCTGGAGGAATCATACTTCAATTCCCATTCTATGCAGGTATCATGGGTATGATGGTTGGTAAAAATGCAGATGGAGCTAGTCTTGCTTCTCTAATATCTCATTGGTTTGTAAGTATTTCAACACCAAGGACATTCCCACTTTGGACTTTCTTAAGTGCAGGAATTGTAAACTTCTTCGTGCCATCTGGTGGAGGACAATGGGCAGTGCAAGCTCCAATCATGATGCCAGCAGGAGCAGCATTAGGTGTTCCAGCAGCAAAGACTGCTATGGCTATTGCATGGGGAGATGCTTGGACCAACATGATTCAACCATTCTGGGCATTACCAGCATTAGGTATTGCAGGACTTGGAGCAAGAGACATAATGGGATTCTGTTTAATTGACTTGATTTGGTCAGGTATAATAATAATATTAGGATTTTTATTTTTATAA
- the atpD gene encoding F0F1 ATP synthase subunit beta: MDKNVGKIVQVIGPVVDIRFSDENLPNLLNAIEIDNHGTKLIVEVAQHIGDDTVRCIAMGSTDGLVRGMEAVDTKEAIKVPVGRETLGRLFNVLGEPIDEKGKVKTKHYSPIHRPAPTFEEQETTKEIFETGIKVVDLIAPYSRGGKIGLFGGAGVGKTVLIQELINNIATQHGGLSVFTGVGERTREGNDLYYEMADSGVIDKTALVFGQMNEPPGSRMRVALTGLTMAEYFRDQEHQDVLLFIDNIFRFTQAGSEVSALLGRMPSAVGYQPTLATEMGQLQERITSTKKGSITSVQAVYVPADDLTDPAPATTFAHLDATTVLSRQLVELGIYPAVDPLDSTSRILDPEVVGKEHYEVARRVQELLQRYKDLQDIIAILGIDELSDDDKLTVARARKIQKFLSQPFHVAEPFTGIEGKYVPIRETVRGFKEILDGKHDDLPEQAFYMVGTIEEAIEKAKGMEG; this comes from the coding sequence ATGGACAAAAATGTTGGAAAAATAGTTCAGGTAATTGGACCTGTTGTAGATATTAGATTTAGTGATGAAAACCTTCCAAACCTTTTAAATGCCATAGAGATTGATAACCATGGTACTAAGTTAATTGTCGAAGTAGCTCAACATATAGGAGATGACACAGTAAGATGTATAGCCATGGGTTCAACTGATGGACTTGTAAGAGGAATGGAAGCTGTAGATACAAAAGAAGCTATAAAAGTTCCTGTAGGAAGAGAAACCTTAGGAAGACTTTTCAATGTATTGGGAGAACCTATAGATGAAAAGGGAAAAGTAAAGACAAAACACTATTCTCCAATTCATAGACCAGCTCCAACTTTTGAAGAACAGGAGACTACAAAGGAAATATTTGAAACTGGAATAAAAGTAGTAGACCTTATTGCTCCTTATTCAAGAGGTGGAAAGATAGGACTATTTGGTGGTGCTGGAGTAGGAAAGACAGTACTTATACAAGAGCTAATAAATAATATTGCTACACAGCATGGTGGATTGTCTGTTTTTACAGGCGTTGGAGAAAGAACTAGAGAAGGAAATGATTTGTATTATGAAATGGCTGATTCTGGAGTAATAGATAAAACTGCTTTAGTATTTGGTCAGATGAATGAGCCACCAGGATCTAGAATGAGAGTAGCTCTAACAGGCTTAACTATGGCTGAGTACTTTAGAGATCAAGAACACCAAGACGTATTACTTTTTATTGACAATATATTTAGATTTACACAAGCTGGTTCAGAGGTATCAGCACTATTAGGAAGAATGCCTAGTGCGGTAGGTTATCAACCAACATTGGCTACTGAAATGGGACAATTGCAAGAGAGAATTACTTCTACAAAGAAAGGTTCCATAACATCAGTTCAAGCTGTATATGTACCAGCTGATGACTTGACAGACCCAGCTCCAGCAACAACTTTTGCACATTTGGATGCAACAACTGTACTTTCTCGTCAGTTGGTTGAATTAGGTATTTATCCTGCAGTGGATCCACTAGATTCCACATCAAGGATATTAGACCCAGAAGTTGTGGGAAAAGAGCATTATGAAGTAGCACGTAGAGTACAAGAATTATTGCAAAGGTATAAGGATCTTCAAGATATAATTGCAATACTTGGTATAGATGAACTTTCTGATGATGACAAATTAACAGTTGCTCGTGCAAGGAAGATTCAAAAATTCCTTTCACAACCATTCCATGTAGCTGAACCGTTTACCGGAATAGAAGGAAAATATGTACCTATCAGGGAAACGGTAAGAGGATTTAAGGAAATCCTTGATGGAAAACATGATGACTTACCAGAGCAAGCTTTTTATATGGTAGGAACTATCGAAGAAGCAATAGAAAAAGCTAAGGGGATGGAGGGTTAA
- the atpA gene encoding F0F1 ATP synthase subunit alpha: MELRPEEISSVIKEQIKRYDKKLQMVDVGTVIQVGDGIARIHGLEGCMAGELIEFPGGVYGMALNLEEDNVGCVLLGSDRDIKEGDTVKRTERIVEVPVGDVMIGRVVNALGQPIDGKGPINAKEFRSIEKIAPGVITRKSVSEPLQTGIKAIDSMFPIGRGQRELIIGDRQTGKTAIGIDTIINQADQDVICIYVAIGQKRSTVAQIVDVLEKNGAMDYTIVVSATASELAPLQYIAPYSGVTIGEEFMAKGKDVLIIYDDLSKHAIAYRAMSLLLRRPPGREAFPGDVFYLHSRLLERSAKLDKKYGGGSITALPIIETLAGDISAYIPTNVISITDGQIFLETDLFFSGQRPAINTGLSVSRVGGAAQIKAMKKVAGKLKLDLAQYRELAAFAQFGSELDKDTKERLHQGERMMEILKQPQYSPVKVEHQVVILYAVTNKFLSDIPVEKVNEFERDFIVFMDNNHPEILKNIVDTKDLTEENEKALKAAIEEFRESYLQ; this comes from the coding sequence ATGGAACTAAGACCAGAAGAGATAAGTTCAGTTATAAAGGAACAAATTAAAAGATATGATAAGAAACTTCAGATGGTTGATGTGGGAACTGTTATCCAAGTTGGTGATGGAATAGCTAGAATCCATGGTCTTGAAGGCTGTATGGCTGGGGAACTTATAGAATTCCCTGGTGGTGTATATGGTATGGCACTAAACCTTGAGGAAGACAATGTTGGTTGCGTACTATTAGGTTCCGATAGAGATATTAAAGAGGGAGATACAGTTAAGAGGACTGAAAGAATAGTTGAAGTTCCTGTAGGAGATGTAATGATAGGAAGAGTAGTAAATGCTCTAGGTCAACCTATCGATGGAAAAGGACCTATAAATGCTAAAGAGTTTAGATCTATTGAAAAAATCGCTCCAGGAGTTATCACAAGAAAGAGCGTTTCAGAACCATTACAAACTGGAATAAAGGCTATTGACTCAATGTTCCCTATTGGTAGAGGTCAAAGGGAGTTAATCATTGGGGATAGACAAACAGGAAAAACAGCAATTGGAATAGATACAATCATCAACCAAGCAGATCAAGATGTAATATGTATTTATGTTGCTATTGGACAAAAGAGAAGTACAGTAGCTCAAATAGTTGACGTATTAGAAAAAAATGGCGCTATGGATTACACTATTGTAGTTTCAGCAACAGCTAGTGAATTGGCTCCATTACAATATATTGCACCTTATTCTGGTGTAACTATAGGAGAAGAGTTCATGGCTAAAGGCAAAGATGTCCTCATTATATATGATGACTTGTCTAAGCATGCTATTGCATACAGAGCCATGTCATTATTACTTCGTAGACCACCAGGACGTGAAGCTTTCCCTGGAGATGTTTTCTATCTTCACTCAAGACTTCTTGAAAGAAGTGCAAAATTAGACAAAAAATATGGTGGTGGATCTATTACGGCCCTACCAATTATCGAAACTTTGGCGGGAGATATCTCAGCATATATTCCTACTAATGTTATTTCAATTACTGATGGGCAAATTTTCCTTGAGACAGATCTATTCTTCTCAGGACAAAGACCAGCTATAAATACAGGATTATCTGTATCTAGGGTTGGCGGTGCTGCTCAAATTAAGGCCATGAAAAAGGTTGCTGGAAAGCTTAAACTTGACTTGGCTCAATATAGAGAGTTGGCAGCTTTTGCTCAATTTGGTTCAGAACTAGATAAGGATACTAAGGAAAGATTACATCAAGGTGAGCGAATGATGGAAATACTTAAACAGCCTCAATACTCTCCTGTAAAAGTAGAGCATCAGGTTGTTATACTATATGCTGTTACAAACAAATTCTTATCTGATATACCTGTTGAAAAGGTAAATGAATTTGAACGTGATTTTATTGTCTTTATGGACAATAATCATCCAGAGATATTGAAGAATATTGTAGATACAAAGGATTTAACTGAAGAAAATGAAAAAGCACTTAAAGCTGCTATTGAAGAATTTAGGGAGAGTTACCTACAATAA
- a CDS encoding YwmB family TATA-box binding protein gives MKRVAFLTGFILILFAFSSCSGSESKNENLLIEMTENIGAEFHQMDINYGGKLNDSFMGIRDINIFGLGLKDQMGIVGEKLNANTEEIDEKSKGYIEKTITQENFNQYTILGIDEIGSPITIIITSYKDDETGKGETTVFVDMMLNKKYEEIDDIIEKKREILKKNGIEAEITTCIVGTFKGKLDRDEINDKITMTINKINGKIVEDYYDNSLISVSAYTPLINEHIFIGNKKMNLNVAMRYNEYEDATYIWIGTPIIAIGY, from the coding sequence ATGAAAAGAGTAGCGTTTTTAACTGGTTTTATTTTAATCTTATTTGCGTTTTCAAGTTGTAGTGGGAGTGAAAGTAAAAATGAAAATCTATTGATTGAAATGACAGAGAACATAGGAGCTGAGTTTCATCAAATGGATATTAACTATGGGGGAAAATTAAATGATTCATTTATGGGTATTAGGGATATAAATATATTTGGGCTTGGATTAAAAGATCAAATGGGAATAGTGGGAGAAAAACTAAATGCTAATACAGAGGAAATAGATGAAAAATCAAAGGGTTATATAGAAAAGACCATAACTCAAGAAAATTTTAATCAATATACTATCTTGGGAATAGATGAAATAGGTTCTCCTATTACCATTATTATTACTTCTTATAAAGATGATGAAACAGGCAAAGGGGAGACAACTGTTTTTGTGGATATGATGTTAAATAAGAAATATGAGGAAATAGATGATATAATTGAGAAAAAAAGGGAAATACTTAAGAAAAATGGAATAGAGGCGGAAATTACCACTTGCATAGTAGGTACTTTTAAAGGAAAATTGGATAGAGATGAAATTAATGATAAAATAACAATGACAATTAATAAGATAAATGGTAAAATAGTAGAAGACTATTATGATAACAGTTTAATAAGTGTTTCAGCTTATACACCACTTATTAATGAGCATATATTTATAGGAAATAAAAAGATGAATTTAAACGTAGCAATGAGGTATAATGAATATGAAGATGCGACATACATTTGGATTGGGACACCTATTATTGCTATTGGATACTAA
- a CDS encoding F0F1 ATP synthase subunit epsilon: protein MAKFPLEIVTPDRMFFSGEVDMVIVRGTEGDLAVLKNRAPLVTPLKIGKIKVEIDNEEKIAAVSSGYIKVTDEGTTIIIDSAEWPEEIDIKRAEEAKKRAEERLKKRSDGLDVARAEMALKRAINRLDVADLKSGRNK, encoded by the coding sequence ATGGCTAAATTTCCTCTTGAGATTGTAACTCCTGATAGAATGTTTTTTTCAGGTGAAGTGGATATGGTCATTGTGAGAGGTACAGAAGGGGATTTGGCAGTTCTTAAAAATAGAGCTCCCCTAGTTACACCATTAAAGATAGGAAAAATAAAAGTCGAAATTGACAATGAAGAAAAGATTGCAGCTGTATCCAGTGGCTATATAAAAGTAACAGATGAAGGAACTACTATTATTATAGATTCCGCAGAATGGCCTGAAGAAATAGATATAAAAAGGGCAGAGGAAGCTAAGAAAAGAGCTGAAGAAAGGCTTAAAAAAAGATCTGATGGTCTTGATGTGGCCAGAGCAGAAATGGCTCTTAAAAGAGCAATCAACAGACTTGATGTTGCAGATTTAAAATCGGGAAGAAACAAATAA
- the atpB gene encoding F0F1 ATP synthase subunit A: MKIEIAMKLFGKDILIPDSIVNSFIIVIILSIFAIVVNSKIKKAKLDDKPSGLLNFMEAVVGTINGLVKDTMGLKNMFFAPYITTLILYLAVANLFGLLGFTPPTSDYSVTLSLALITFTLTQIFRFKSLGFLGYFKSFADPAFLTPLNVIGELANPVSLSFRLFGNILSGVIIMGLLYSALGYFAPIITPVLHGYFDVFSGLLQTFIFAMLTMIFISSAME; encoded by the coding sequence TTGAAAATAGAAATAGCTATGAAGTTATTTGGGAAAGATATTTTAATTCCAGACTCTATTGTCAATAGTTTTATAATAGTTATCATATTATCGATATTTGCAATAGTGGTCAATTCAAAAATCAAGAAAGCTAAATTAGATGATAAGCCTTCTGGATTATTGAATTTTATGGAAGCAGTAGTTGGAACAATAAATGGATTAGTTAAGGACACTATGGGACTTAAAAATATGTTCTTTGCACCATATATTACAACCTTGATTCTTTATTTAGCAGTAGCCAATTTATTTGGCTTGTTAGGGTTTACACCTCCAACTTCTGACTATAGTGTTACGCTTAGTTTAGCCTTAATTACATTTACATTAACTCAAATATTTAGATTTAAGTCATTAGGTTTTTTAGGCTATTTCAAGAGTTTTGCAGATCCTGCATTTTTAACTCCGCTAAATGTCATTGGAGAGTTGGCAAACCCTGTATCATTATCTTTCCGTTTATTTGGTAACATACTAAGTGGAGTTATTATTATGGGACTATTGTATAGTGCATTGGGATATTTTGCACCAATAATTACGCCTGTACTTCATGGATATTTTGATGTTTTTTCAGGTTTATTACAAACATTTATTTTTGCCATGCTCACTATGATATTTATTTCTAGTGCCATGGAATAA
- a CDS encoding F0F1 ATP synthase subunit B, with the protein MEFDVRVLPELSSMILQWASTIILYFILKHFLYKPVTKFMNDRSEKIQNDIDGAKALKGEAIQLKSDYEERISSAKAEGQEIIEKSRKRGEEIKESIVAEARTEADGILKKARTEIEREKEKALEEIKLQAGEMAVLIAEKVIEKNIDANMQGDLINKFVNEVGTEKWQN; encoded by the coding sequence ATGGAATTTGATGTAAGAGTACTACCAGAACTTTCTTCAATGATATTGCAATGGGCATCTACAATTATATTGTATTTTATACTGAAACATTTTCTATACAAACCTGTTACTAAATTTATGAATGATAGAAGTGAAAAAATTCAAAATGATATAGATGGAGCTAAAGCTTTAAAAGGTGAAGCTATTCAATTGAAATCTGACTATGAAGAGAGAATAAGCAGCGCTAAAGCTGAAGGACAGGAAATAATAGAAAAATCTAGAAAGCGTGGAGAAGAAATAAAAGAGAGTATAGTAGCTGAAGCAAGAACAGAAGCTGATGGAATACTAAAAAAAGCTAGAACAGAAATAGAAAGAGAAAAAGAAAAGGCTTTAGAAGAAATAAAACTTCAAGCTGGAGAGATGGCTGTCCTAATAGCAGAAAAAGTTATAGAAAAAAATATAGATGCAAATATGCAAGGTGACTTGATTAACAAGTTTGTTAATGAGGTAGGTACAGAAAAATGGCAAAATTAG
- the atpE gene encoding ATP synthase F0 subunit C yields MLEGITSEAFILGCSAIGAGLAMIAGIGPGIGQGHAAARAAEAVGRQPEAQGDIVRTMLLGQAVAETTGIYGLVIAIILLFVRPLLTAYLNLL; encoded by the coding sequence ATGTTAGAAGGAATAACTAGTGAAGCTTTTATTTTGGGATGTTCAGCAATAGGAGCAGGTCTTGCTATGATAGCAGGTATAGGACCTGGAATTGGGCAAGGTCATGCTGCAGCTAGAGCTGCAGAAGCAGTAGGAAGACAACCAGAAGCACAAGGTGATATTGTTAGAACTATGCTTTTAGGTCAAGCCGTTGCAGAGACTACAGGTATTTACGGATTAGTTATAGCTATTATACTACTATTCGTAAGACCACTACTAACAGCTTATTTGAACCTATTATAA